One genomic window of Osmia bicornis bicornis chromosome 5, iOsmBic2.1, whole genome shotgun sequence includes the following:
- the LOC114878055 gene encoding sorting nexin-16 isoform X1 yields MEFVGGKMSTSESGVGCISEVTLAISKARGSQSGNVRILDSPDSDGSGHSNSFTVQRFNYPDNDNANPGILQPPLTSDDLRIPIVGYEIMEERARFTVYKLRVELKNGDCWFVFRRYTDFVRLLSQLRRQKIPISQLSLPRKKWLGDNFAPSFLEERIRGLQAFVNAILSSPLLIGTTCVREFFCLDEPPALSDTAEESRAIFEALEDTIYHLRQQLRERDAALASETSLCNELRKKLHQILSERQTCPKCGATQ; encoded by the exons ATGGAG tttGTTGGTGGTAAAATGTCCACGTCAGAGTCTGGTGTGGGATGTATTAGTGAAGTTACACTTGCAATTAGTAAAGCAAGGGGTTCTCAATCAGGCAATGTGAGAATACTTGATAGTCCGGACTCTGATGGATCTGGCCATTCAAATTCATTTACTGTACAAAGATTTAATTATCCTGACAATGATAATGCAAATCCAGGCATCTTACAACCACCATTGACCAGTGATGACTTAAGAATACCAATAGTTGGATATGAGATTATGGAAGAGAGAGCTAGATTTACA gttTATAAATTACGTGTAGAACTAAAGAATGGAGACTGTTGGTTTGTATTTAGAAGATATACAGACTTTGTTCGTTTATTGTCACAGTTGAGAAGACAAAAAATTCCCATTTCACAATTAAGTTTACCTAGAAAGAAATGGCTTGGAGATAATTTTGCTCCAAGCTTTTTAGAAGAAAGAATTCGTGGTCTCCAAGCATTTGTTAATGCAATATTAAGTAGTCCTCTTCTTATTGGCACTACATGTGTTAGAGAATTTTTTTGTTTAGATGAGCCACCCGCTTTATCTGACACTGCAGAAGAATCTAGA GCAATTTTTGAAGCATTAGAAGACACTATATATCATTTAAGACAACAGTTGAGGGAGAGAGATGCCGCGCTTGCATCTGAAACATCTTTATGCAATGAGCTTAGAAAGAAACTACATCAGATACtaag TGAAAGACAAACCTGTCCGAAATGTGGTGCAACCCAATAA
- the LOC114878055 gene encoding sorting nexin-16 isoform X2, with amino-acid sequence MSTSESGVGCISEVTLAISKARGSQSGNVRILDSPDSDGSGHSNSFTVQRFNYPDNDNANPGILQPPLTSDDLRIPIVGYEIMEERARFTVYKLRVELKNGDCWFVFRRYTDFVRLLSQLRRQKIPISQLSLPRKKWLGDNFAPSFLEERIRGLQAFVNAILSSPLLIGTTCVREFFCLDEPPALSDTAEESRAIFEALEDTIYHLRQQLRERDAALASETSLCNELRKKLHQILSERQTCPKCGATQ; translated from the exons ATGTCCACGTCAGAGTCTGGTGTGGGATGTATTAGTGAAGTTACACTTGCAATTAGTAAAGCAAGGGGTTCTCAATCAGGCAATGTGAGAATACTTGATAGTCCGGACTCTGATGGATCTGGCCATTCAAATTCATTTACTGTACAAAGATTTAATTATCCTGACAATGATAATGCAAATCCAGGCATCTTACAACCACCATTGACCAGTGATGACTTAAGAATACCAATAGTTGGATATGAGATTATGGAAGAGAGAGCTAGATTTACA gttTATAAATTACGTGTAGAACTAAAGAATGGAGACTGTTGGTTTGTATTTAGAAGATATACAGACTTTGTTCGTTTATTGTCACAGTTGAGAAGACAAAAAATTCCCATTTCACAATTAAGTTTACCTAGAAAGAAATGGCTTGGAGATAATTTTGCTCCAAGCTTTTTAGAAGAAAGAATTCGTGGTCTCCAAGCATTTGTTAATGCAATATTAAGTAGTCCTCTTCTTATTGGCACTACATGTGTTAGAGAATTTTTTTGTTTAGATGAGCCACCCGCTTTATCTGACACTGCAGAAGAATCTAGA GCAATTTTTGAAGCATTAGAAGACACTATATATCATTTAAGACAACAGTTGAGGGAGAGAGATGCCGCGCTTGCATCTGAAACATCTTTATGCAATGAGCTTAGAAAGAAACTACATCAGATACtaag TGAAAGACAAACCTGTCCGAAATGTGGTGCAACCCAATAA
- the LOC114878050 gene encoding b(0,+)-type amino acid transporter 1-like, which yields MRQHEEKENGRIALKRELGLFSAVSIIVAVMIGSGIFVSPTSALEKSGSVGFCLIVWITCGILSLLGALAFAELSTVVPRSGAEYAYFIEAFSPLHRYAGQIPAFVCSWVYVVLLRPAEVAVVMLTFAEYSVQPFSNYLEDLPEESMSRLKKFIAVLALGLITYINLTSVKLYVRVQNIFTICKIVACVFVIGGGIWWLSTGHTQLLEKPFRGTTTSLGDVALAFYSGLWAYDGWTSAAVVTEEIQRPEVNILRSILIAVPLITVLYVSMNLMYMAALTIPEMVGARAVAVLWADKVLPSWLSFAVPLGVVLSTFGCGLSIQFGVSRLCYVAGREGHVPRVFSFVHIEKLTPAAAVAVQGILALVCLLLGNIIALIEFASFLTWVFYGLAMLSLIIMRRTKPDAPRPYAVPIVVPWLVLGIAIFLAVTPIIHDPSPKYLFALIFILLGVGIYHVYVYNKARSTFAVRLTYLIQALCLVVAPDKED from the exons ATGAGGCAacacgaagaaaaagaaaatggaagaatCGCGCTAAAACGAGAGTTAGGCCTTTTCAGTGCAGTGAGCATCATAGTGGCTGTTATGATCG gtTCCGGAATCTTTGTCTCTCCCACCAGTGCTCTGGAAAAATCAGGCTCCGTTGGTTTCTGTTTGATCGTTTGGATCACCTGCGGTATATTGTCTCTCCTTGGCGCGTTAGCTTTTGCCGAATTAAGCACAGTGGTACCGCGTTCTGGTGCCGAATACGCTTACTTCATCGAAGCGTTTTCACCGTTGCATCGATACGCTGGACAGATACCAGCTTTCGTATGTTCCTGGGTATACGTGGTGTTGTTACGACCAGCGGAAGTGGCCGTGGTTATGCTCACCTTCGCCGAGTACAGCGTGCAACCGTTCTCCAACTACCTGGAGGATCTGCCAGAGGAATCGATGTCTCGGTTGAAGAAATTCATAGCCGTCTTAGCTCTCGGTTTAATCACCTACATCAATCTGACCAGCGTGAAACTTTACGTGAGGGTTCAGAATATATTCACGATATGCAAAATAGTCGCATGCGTGTTCGTGATCGGCGGAGGGATCTGGTGGTTGTCTACCGGTCACACTCAATTATTGGAGAAACCATTTCGCGGAACTACGACGTCTCTCGGTGACGTGGCTTTAGCATTCTACAGTGGATTATGGGCTTACGATGGATGGACCTCGGCTGCGGTCGTTACCGAAGAAATCCAACGACCGGAAGTGAATATACTTCGAAGTATTTTGATCGCAGTGCCATTGATCACTGTTCTATACGTTTCGATGAATTTAATGTACATGGCTGCGCTAACGATACCGGAAATGGTTGGTGCACGAGCTGTCGCGGTTCTTTGGGCAGACAAAGTCTTACCTTCCTGGTTGAGTTTCGCGGTACCACTCGGGGTTGTTTTGTCCACCTTCGGATGCGGTCTAAGTATTCAGTTCGGTGTTTCCAGGCTGTGTTACGTGGCCGGAAGGGAAGGACACGTGCCACGGGTGTTCAGTTTCGTGCATATCGAAAAACTGACCCCAGcggctgctgttgctgttcaAGGAATACTCGCGTTGGTTTGTTTGCTCTTGGGAAACATCATCGCCCTGATCGAATTCGCGAGTTTCTTGACGTGGGTGTTTTACGGTCTCGCAATGTTATCACTGATAATTATGCGACGAACGAAACCGGATGCACCTAGACCATACGCGGTACCGATCGTAGTACCGTGGTTGGTACTGGGGATTGCAATCTTCCTGGCTGTCACTCCGATTATACACGATCCGTCACCTAAATATCTGTTTGCCCTGATATTTATTCTTCTTGGTGTCGGCATTTATCACGTTTACGTGTACAATAAAGCCAGAAGCACGTTTGCAG tGAGACTCACGTACCTGATCCAAGCGTTATGTCTAGTTGTTGCTCCAGATAAAGAAGACTGA
- the LOC114878054 gene encoding ZZ-type zinc finger-containing protein 3: MGDEEKRCQDEEPSEFYFESDHLALKGNKDYTALLKTIVILEAQRTQAIEDLDKLLSIRSKALKDPISFVAQIQNGELPELPGPQKIAEIPYIEWSQYNVAAPDMRMRPQTRHGHVLPHVPTKTEQENGKILVRGRAFDESKPETFNQLWTVEEQRRLEELLIEYPPEEVEMRRWTKIANALGNRTPKQVSSRVQKYFIKLLRAGLPIPGRGPKMKLDVKRGIGHRHQRNNYSLFRRSTFFPHQDMSFTMADESKEQPVAEESEDDAGNSTIDDNPELRHIELLRQVKAEKEENSSSVFKHVGYKCSICGEEPLTGTRWHCSECQNGLDLCGDCAVLQLEDEKPLHDILHRLIPIKPPQYTRSYDLDYFPQSFSNSSYNYLDPNFLPE; the protein is encoded by the exons ATGGGAGATGAAGAAAAGAGATGTCAAGATGAAGAACCCagtgaattttattttgaatccGATCACCTAGCATTAAAAGGGAATAAAGATTACACAGCCCTTTTAAAAACGATTGTAATTCTCGAAGCGCAACGAACCCAAGCTATAGAAGATTTGGATAAACTCTTATCTATTCGTTCCAAAGCACTGAAGGATCCAATATCTTTTGTGGCTCAGATACAAAATGGTGAATTACCAGAATTACCAGGGCCACAAAAGATTGCAGAAATTCCTTACATTGAGTGGTCACAGTATAATGTAGCTGCACCTGATATGCGTATGAGACCTCAGACAAGGCATGGACATGTATTACCTCATGTACCAACAAAGACAGAACAAGAGAATGGAAaa ATTTTAGTAAGAGGACGTGCTTTTGATGAAAGTAAACCAGAAACCTTTAATCAATTGTGGACAGTGGAAGAACAAAGGAGATTAGAGGaacttttaattgaatatCCTCCAGAAGAAGTAGAAATGAGAAGATGGACTAAGATAGCTAATGCTTTAg GTAATAGAACTCCGAAACAAGTTTCTAGCAGAGtgcagaaatattttattaaacttttaaGAGCTGGATTACCTATACCCGGACGTGGCcctaaaatgaaattagatGTTAAAAGAGGAATCGGCCATAGACATCAGCGCAATAATTACTCGCTATTTAGACGTTCTACGTTCTTCCCGCATCAGGACATGTCTTTTACAATGGCTGATGAAAGCAAAGAACAGCCAGTTGCAGAAGAAtct gaAGACGATGCTGGAAATAGTACTATTGATGATAATCCTGAACTGAGGCATATAGAATTATTAAGACAAGTAAAAGCtgagaaagaggaaaattcATCTTCTGTATTTAAACATGTTGGATATAAG TGTTCGATATGTGGAGAAGAGCCTTTAACAGGCACAAGGTGGCATTGTTCGGAATGTCAAAATGGGCTTGACTTATGCGGCGATTGTGCAGTACTACAATTAGAAGATGAAAAGCCATTACATGATATACTACACAGACTGATTCCTATAAAACCACCCCAGTATACTAGAAGCTACGATTTAGATTATTTCCCGCAAAGTTTCAGTAATTCGTCTTACAATTACTTAGATCCTAATTTTTTACCCGAATAA
- the LOC114878051 gene encoding queuine tRNA-ribosyltransferase accessory subunit 2: protein MKFNTNSLKSCVARIGTLSEFQRIPNASFETPLALIYTKGGIVPHLTKDVFQMVTKDPQLLSVSLTSTISMLESIKDCSVNFAEFVGMKEYLNFLTTHDPCYAIPSGYHQPDSIPLWTKNGKHMLTPSKYMDIIEAFKPDLYVAFHDGDTNINSSKRRVSKAVHRSMVFFEQCMLRHSASIELKSSEILGAIEGGYDIEARTVSANFLKDKPVLGYIIDGLHNNGPDVTNIQTDQIKKVVSHVINILPPEKLKVSVGCWNPLTVLDLVELGVDVFDTSYPYIATQNAEALTFLCDHDVCNNMEHVMSFKEDRYKEDFSPICSHCECVACKNHTRAYLHHLCNTREMLSMVLLMIHNVHQYLEFFKIIRESIRNGTLDQCRKKINLKFKQTNNT, encoded by the exons atgaAGTTTAATACTAATTCTTTAAAATCCTGCGTCGCTCGAATTGGTACTTTATCAGAGTTTCAAAGAATTCCCAATGCTAGCTTTGAAACTCCTCTGGCTCTTATTTATACAAAG GGAGGCATCGTTCCACACTTAACAAAGGATGTCTTCCAAATGGTTACCAAAGATCCACAGTTGTTATCTGTTTCTCTTACCTCTACAATTTCAATGTTAGAATCAATAAAAGATTGCAGTGTTAACTTTGCAGAATTTGTTGGTATGAAG gaatatttaaattttcttacaaCTCATGACCCATGTTATGCTATCCCATCAGGTTATCATCAACCTGATTCTATTCCTTTATGGACTAAAAATGGAAAACATATGTTAACACCTAGTAAATACATGGATATTATAGAAGCATTTAAACCAGATTTGTATGTTGCTTTTCATGATGGAGATACCAATATTAATAGTAGTAAAAGAAGGGTATCAAAGGCTGTACATCGTAGTATGGTATTTTTTGAACAGTGTATGCTCAGACATTCAGCTTCCATTGAATTAAAATCTTCAGAAATATTGGGTGCTATTGAAGGTGGCTATGACATAGAAGCTAGAACAGTGTCAgccaattttttaaaagataaACCTGTATTAGGATATATAATTGATGGACTGCATAATAATGGACCAGATGTAACAAATATACAAACAgatcaaattaaaaaagtagTATCACATGTCATT AACATTTTACCTcctgaaaaattaaaagtatcaGTAGGATGCTGGAATCCCCTTACTGTACTAGATCTTGTTGAATTAGGTGTAGATGTATTTGATACATCATACCCTTATATAGCTACTCAAAATGCAGAAGctttaacttttttatgtgaTCATGATGTTTGCAATAACATGGAACATGTGATGTCATTTAAAGAAGATAGGTATAAGGAGGATTTTTCTCCCATATGCTCGCATTGCGAGTGTGTTGCATGTAAAAATCATACCAGAGCATATTTACATCATTTATGTAATACTAGAGAAATGCTTTCTATGGTACTCTTAATGAT ACACAATGTACATCAGtatcttgaattttttaaGATTATACGGGAAAGTATAAGAAACGGCACTCTTGATCAgtgtagaaaaaaaattaatttaaagttcAAACAGACGAATAACACCTAG